In one window of Pseudomonas sp. IAC-BECa141 DNA:
- a CDS encoding methyltransferase, with protein MRARGADSSDVLMGEDLLARFTALDTFLTAHQALWKPRPFTHLQLPWEASYPELASWLRRRSLEDAENAHNQPAELIDSPEPFASLATLSLELGSVGDLPAHTLEAAGHRLNIDVPGRKWQQIEAFASRLSFAAQPKHWLDWCSGKGHLGRRLLGAGQQLTCLEYDPALVASGQALSQRHHLHALHVEQDVLAANTALLLSAEHTPVALHACGDLHVRLMQLASAAGCRQLAIAPCCYNRISRTEYQALSCAGSRSALQLSLEDLSLPMSETVTAGARVRRQRDASMARRLAFDLLQRQVRGVDEYLPTPSLPSAWLDKPFADYCRDLAALKELSTVGAPDWVALEAAGWQRLAEVRNLELLRGLFRRPLELWLNLDRALFLTEQGYVVRLGTFCEAPLTPRNFLLLAERD; from the coding sequence ATGCGTGCCAGGGGCGCTGATTCTTCTGACGTGCTGATGGGCGAGGATCTGCTCGCCCGTTTCACGGCACTGGATACATTTCTCACAGCGCATCAGGCGCTGTGGAAGCCCCGCCCGTTCACTCATCTGCAACTGCCTTGGGAAGCGTCCTACCCGGAACTGGCCTCGTGGCTACGCAGGCGATCGCTGGAAGATGCGGAAAACGCCCACAACCAACCTGCCGAACTTATAGATTCGCCGGAGCCGTTTGCTTCATTGGCAACGTTGTCGCTTGAGCTGGGTTCGGTGGGTGATTTGCCTGCGCATACGCTGGAAGCCGCCGGACATCGCCTGAATATCGATGTGCCGGGGCGCAAATGGCAGCAGATCGAGGCGTTCGCCAGTCGCTTGTCGTTTGCCGCGCAACCGAAGCACTGGCTGGATTGGTGTTCGGGCAAAGGCCACTTGGGCAGGCGTCTGCTCGGTGCTGGTCAGCAACTCACATGCCTGGAATATGACCCGGCGCTGGTCGCCAGCGGTCAGGCATTGAGTCAGCGTCATCATTTGCATGCGCTGCATGTCGAGCAGGATGTGCTTGCGGCGAACACCGCATTGTTGCTGAGCGCCGAGCACACGCCCGTCGCTCTGCACGCATGCGGTGACTTGCACGTGCGGCTGATGCAACTGGCTTCGGCGGCTGGTTGCCGACAATTGGCCATCGCACCGTGTTGCTACAACCGGATCAGTCGCACGGAGTATCAGGCGCTATCTTGCGCCGGTTCGCGATCAGCCCTGCAGCTCTCGCTGGAAGATCTGTCCCTGCCTATGAGCGAAACCGTCACGGCTGGTGCCCGCGTCCGACGTCAGCGTGACGCCTCCATGGCCCGCCGACTGGCCTTTGATCTATTGCAACGGCAAGTGCGTGGCGTCGACGAATACTTGCCGACGCCGTCCCTGCCGAGCGCCTGGCTGGACAAACCGTTCGCCGATTACTGCCGCGATCTGGCAGCGTTGAAAGAGTTATCCACAGTTGGCGCGCCAGATTGGGTAGCACTGGAAGCCGCTGGTTGGCAGCGATTGGCCGAAGTTCGCAACCTGGAATTGCTGCGCGGACTGTTCCGACGGCCGCTGGAGCTTTGGCTGAATCTGGATCGGGCACTTTTCCTCACCGAACAAGGATACGTCGTACGTCTCGGCACCTTCTGCGAGGCGCCGCTCACACCGCGCAATTTCCTGTTGCTGGCAGAACGCGATTAA
- a CDS encoding ABC transporter permease — MNWEVIIKWLPKLAQGATLTLELVAIAVIAGLLLAIPLGIARSSKLWYVRALPYAYIFFFRGTPLLVQLFLVYYGLAQFDAVRNSSMWPYLRDPFWCATATMTLHTAAYIAEILRGAIQAIPPGEIEAARALGMSRPKALFYIILPRAARIGLPAYSNEVILMLKASALASTVTLLELTGMARTIIARTYLPVEIFFAAGVFYLVMAYVLVRGFKLLERWLRVDACQGR; from the coding sequence ATGAATTGGGAAGTCATCATCAAATGGCTGCCGAAACTGGCCCAGGGCGCGACGCTGACCCTGGAACTGGTGGCCATCGCCGTGATCGCCGGTTTGCTGCTGGCAATTCCGCTGGGTATCGCCCGTTCTTCGAAGCTGTGGTACGTGCGCGCTTTGCCCTACGCCTACATCTTCTTTTTCCGTGGCACGCCGTTGCTGGTTCAACTGTTCCTGGTCTACTACGGCCTGGCGCAGTTCGATGCGGTGCGTAACAGCTCGATGTGGCCATACCTGCGCGACCCGTTCTGGTGCGCCACTGCGACCATGACCCTGCACACCGCAGCGTACATCGCCGAGATCCTGCGCGGCGCGATCCAGGCGATTCCGCCGGGCGAGATCGAAGCGGCACGGGCACTGGGCATGTCACGGCCGAAAGCACTGTTCTACATCATCCTGCCGCGTGCCGCGCGCATCGGTCTGCCGGCCTACAGCAACGAAGTAATCCTGATGCTCAAGGCCAGCGCCCTGGCCAGCACCGTGACTCTGCTGGAACTGACCGGCATGGCGCGCACGATCATTGCCCGCACTTACTTGCCGGTGGAGATCTTCTTCGCTGCCGGTGTGTTCTACCTGGTGATGGCCTACGTGCTGGTTCGCGGCTTCAAGCTGCTTGAACGCTGGCTGCGCGTCGATGCGTGCCAGGGGCGCTGA
- a CDS encoding ABC transporter permease has product MIIDLHGFGPALFAGALMTVKLALSALCLGLVLGLLGALAKTSPYKPLQWLGGTYSTLVRGVPELLWVLLIYFGTVNAMRALGEFLGNPELELSAFAAGVIALGLCFGAYATEVFRGAILAIPKGHREAGVALGLSKWRIFTKLIMPQMWRIALPGLGNLFMILMKDTALVSVIGLEEIMRHAQIGVTVSKQPFTFYMVAALMYLCLTVLAMIGMHLLEKRAARGFARSAQ; this is encoded by the coding sequence ATGATTATCGACCTCCACGGATTCGGCCCGGCGCTCTTCGCCGGTGCGCTGATGACCGTCAAACTGGCACTCTCGGCCCTGTGCCTGGGGCTGGTGCTCGGTCTGCTCGGCGCCTTGGCCAAGACTTCCCCGTACAAGCCGTTGCAGTGGCTTGGCGGAACCTATTCGACCCTGGTGCGCGGTGTCCCGGAATTGCTCTGGGTGCTGTTGATCTACTTCGGTACGGTCAACGCGATGCGCGCGCTCGGTGAGTTCCTCGGCAATCCCGAACTGGAACTCAGCGCCTTTGCCGCCGGCGTCATTGCGCTGGGCCTGTGCTTCGGCGCCTACGCCACAGAGGTGTTTCGTGGCGCGATCCTCGCCATTCCCAAAGGCCACCGTGAGGCCGGCGTGGCCCTGGGCCTGTCGAAATGGCGGATCTTCACCAAATTGATCATGCCGCAGATGTGGCGCATCGCCCTGCCCGGCCTGGGTAACCTTTTCATGATCCTGATGAAGGACACCGCGCTGGTGTCGGTCATTGGCCTGGAAGAAATCATGCGTCACGCGCAGATCGGCGTGACCGTGTCCAAGCAGCCATTCACCTTTTATATGGTGGCGGCGCTCATGTACCTGTGCCTGACCGTGCTGGCGATGATCGGCATGCATCTGCTGGAAAAACGCGCCGCACGCGGCTTCGCGAGGAGCGCTCAATGA
- a CDS encoding ABC transporter substrate-binding protein has translation MQNYKKVFLAAAVTLAFSAGAMAETLKMGIEAAYPPFNNKDASGNVVGFDKDIGDALCAKMKVECSVVTSDWDGIIPALNAKKFDFLISSMSITDERKQAVDFTDPYYSNKLQFIAPKDKEFKTDKDSLKGKVIGAQRATLAGTYMEDNMPGVEVKLYDTQENAYLDLTSGRLDGILADKYVNYEWLKSDAGKAYEFKGDPVEESDKIGIAVRKGDPIREKLNAALKEIVADGTYKKINDKYFPFSIY, from the coding sequence ATGCAGAACTACAAAAAGGTCTTCCTGGCCGCCGCCGTCACTCTCGCGTTCAGCGCCGGTGCCATGGCCGAGACCCTGAAGATGGGCATCGAAGCGGCTTACCCGCCGTTCAACAACAAAGACGCCAGCGGCAACGTCGTCGGCTTCGATAAAGACATCGGCGACGCCCTGTGCGCCAAGATGAAAGTTGAATGCTCCGTAGTCACCTCGGACTGGGACGGCATCATCCCGGCCCTGAACGCCAAGAAGTTCGACTTCCTGATTTCCTCGATGTCGATCACCGACGAGCGCAAGCAAGCGGTGGACTTCACCGACCCGTACTACTCCAACAAGCTGCAATTCATCGCGCCGAAGGATAAAGAGTTCAAGACCGACAAGGACTCCCTGAAAGGCAAAGTGATCGGTGCCCAACGCGCGACCCTCGCCGGTACGTACATGGAAGACAACATGCCGGGCGTCGAAGTGAAACTCTACGACACCCAGGAAAACGCCTACCTCGACCTGACTTCCGGTCGTCTGGACGGCATCCTCGCCGACAAATACGTCAACTACGAATGGCTGAAAAGCGACGCTGGCAAAGCCTACGAATTCAAAGGCGACCCGGTGGAAGAAAGCGACAAGATCGGTATCGCTGTACGCAAAGGCGACCCGATCCGCGAGAAGCTGAACGCTGCACTGAAGGAAATCGTCGCCGACGGTACCTACAAGAAGATCAACGACAAGTACTTCCCGTTCAGCATCTACTGA
- a CDS encoding ABC transporter ATP-binding protein — MAEATPALEIRNLHKRYGQLEVLKGISLTARDGDVISILGSSGSGKSTFLRCINLLENPHQGQILVAGEELKLKAAKNGELVAADGKQINRLRSEIGFVFQNFNLWPHMSVLDNIIEAPRRVLGQSKAEAIEVAEALLAKVGIADKRHAYPAQLSGGQQQRAAIARTLAMQPKVILFDEPTSALDPEMVQEVLNVIRALAEEGRTMLLVTHEMGFARQVSSEVVFLHQGLVEEQGSPQQVFENPLSARCKQFMSSNR; from the coding sequence ATGGCTGAGGCCACGCCCGCGCTTGAAATCCGCAACTTGCACAAACGCTACGGACAGCTTGAGGTGCTCAAAGGCATCTCGCTGACCGCCCGCGACGGCGATGTGATCTCGATCCTCGGTTCCTCCGGTTCCGGCAAGTCCACGTTCCTGCGTTGCATCAACCTGTTGGAAAACCCGCACCAGGGCCAGATCCTGGTCGCTGGCGAAGAACTCAAGCTCAAGGCCGCCAAGAATGGCGAACTGGTTGCCGCCGACGGCAAACAGATCAATCGCCTGCGCTCCGAGATTGGTTTTGTATTTCAAAACTTTAATCTATGGCCGCACATGAGCGTGCTCGACAACATCATCGAAGCCCCGCGCCGCGTGCTCGGCCAGAGCAAGGCCGAAGCCATCGAAGTCGCCGAAGCGCTGCTGGCCAAGGTCGGCATCGCCGACAAGCGCCACGCCTACCCGGCGCAACTGTCCGGCGGCCAGCAACAGCGCGCGGCGATTGCCCGCACACTGGCGATGCAGCCAAAGGTGATCCTGTTCGACGAACCCACCTCCGCCCTTGACCCGGAAATGGTCCAGGAAGTACTTAATGTCATCCGCGCACTGGCCGAAGAAGGCCGCACCATGCTGCTCGTGACCCATGAAATGGGATTCGCCCGTCAGGTCTCCAGCGAAGTGGTGTTCCTCCACCAGGGCCTGGTCGAAGAGCAAGGATCGCCACAGCAGGTGTTCGAGAACCCGCTTTCGGCGCGCTGCAAACAATTCATGTCCAGCAACCGCTAA
- the gabP gene encoding GABA permease has protein sequence MSSTQSSNGLEQGLKPRHVTMLSIAGVIGAGLFVGSGHAIAAAGPAVLLAYAAAGALVVLVMRMLGEMAVASPDTGSFSTYADRAIGHWAGFTIGWLYWWFWVLVIPLEANAAATILHAWFPSVEIWAFALIITMLLTVTNLFSVKNYGEFEFWFALLKVVAIIGFIILGVAAIFGFLPNSQVSGVSHIFDTQGFLPNGMGAVLGAILTTMFSFMGTEIVTIAAAESKNPGKQISKATNSVIWRIGLFYLVSIFIVVALVPWNDPALASLGSYQTVLERMGIPNAKMIVDIVVLVAVTSCLNSALYTSSRMLFSLGKRGDAPAMSTRTNKSGTPYWAVMLSTGAAFLCTFANYVAPAAVFEFLLASSGAIALLVYLVIAISQLRMRKQRVARGEKIVFSMWLFPGLTYAVIVFIVAALTIMLFQEAHRVEILATGLLSLVVVATGLLVARRRKAENRGAVVLN, from the coding sequence ATGAGCAGTACCCAAAGCTCCAATGGCCTCGAACAGGGGCTCAAACCGCGTCATGTGACCATGCTGTCGATCGCCGGGGTGATCGGTGCAGGTCTGTTCGTAGGCTCCGGCCATGCCATCGCCGCCGCCGGTCCCGCTGTTCTGCTGGCTTACGCCGCTGCTGGCGCGCTGGTTGTGCTGGTCATGCGCATGCTTGGCGAGATGGCTGTCGCCTCGCCTGACACTGGCTCGTTCTCGACTTACGCCGACCGTGCCATCGGTCATTGGGCCGGTTTCACCATCGGCTGGCTGTACTGGTGGTTCTGGGTTCTGGTGATTCCGCTGGAGGCCAACGCCGCCGCAACCATCCTGCACGCCTGGTTTCCGAGTGTGGAAATCTGGGCATTCGCGCTGATCATCACCATGCTGCTGACCGTGACCAACCTGTTCAGCGTGAAAAACTACGGTGAGTTCGAATTCTGGTTCGCCCTGCTCAAAGTCGTGGCGATCATTGGTTTCATCATTCTCGGCGTCGCGGCCATTTTCGGCTTCCTGCCGAACAGCCAGGTCAGCGGCGTTTCGCACATCTTCGACACCCAGGGCTTCCTGCCGAACGGCATGGGCGCGGTGCTGGGCGCGATCCTGACCACCATGTTCTCCTTCATGGGTACTGAGATCGTGACCATTGCGGCCGCGGAATCGAAGAACCCTGGCAAGCAGATTTCCAAGGCCACCAACTCGGTGATCTGGCGGATCGGCCTGTTCTACCTCGTATCGATCTTCATCGTTGTGGCTCTGGTGCCATGGAACGATCCTGCGCTGGCCAGCCTCGGTTCCTACCAGACCGTGCTTGAGCGCATGGGCATCCCGAATGCCAAGATGATCGTCGACATCGTGGTACTGGTCGCTGTGACCAGCTGCCTGAACTCGGCGCTGTACACCTCTTCGCGCATGCTGTTCTCCCTCGGCAAACGTGGCGATGCTCCAGCCATGTCGACCCGCACCAACAAGAGCGGCACCCCCTACTGGGCGGTGATGCTGTCCACCGGCGCGGCGTTCCTGTGCACCTTCGCCAACTACGTGGCCCCGGCTGCGGTGTTCGAGTTCCTGCTGGCCAGCTCCGGCGCCATCGCACTGCTGGTGTACCTGGTGATCGCGATTTCGCAACTGCGCATGCGTAAACAACGCGTGGCTCGCGGCGAGAAAATCGTCTTCAGCATGTGGCTGTTCCCGGGCCTGACCTACGCGGTGATCGTATTCATCGTGGCGGCCCTGACCATCATGCTGTTCCAGGAAGCCCACCGCGTGGAAATCCTCGCGACCGGCCTGCTGAGCCTGGTGGTTGTCGCGACCGGCCTGCTCGTGGCGCGTCGTCGCAAGGCAGAAAACCGTGGTGCGGTGGTGTTGAACTGA
- a CDS encoding alpha/beta fold hydrolase: MGFQDTHALEAARNRTTLASDVQDAPFREPAADGYLLGGFTWRHASPDPQRPVVIINAATSVRCRHYSRFAAYLFANGFDVIIYDYRGIGESRPKSMRHLQASWTDWGALDFEAMLKRAQREFPGQPIDVVGHSFGGCAAGLGASGKIIRRLVTVGAQFAYWRDYAPEHRWRMFGKWHLLMPLVTLFCGYFPGKRLGWLEDTPAGVVRDWSTPDARYERRPSGRTMTDLPFANVRAKALAISISDDPYGTIAAIERLLAYFHNAQRTHLRIEPQDIGEQQVGHFAFFRSAYQATLWPIALTWLQTGELASDTPGRKIPRSQAL; the protein is encoded by the coding sequence ATGGGTTTTCAAGACACGCACGCACTGGAAGCTGCCCGGAACAGAACCACACTCGCAAGCGATGTTCAGGACGCCCCCTTTCGGGAACCTGCCGCCGACGGTTATCTGCTCGGCGGTTTCACCTGGCGTCACGCCTCACCAGACCCACAACGCCCAGTGGTAATCATCAACGCCGCCACGTCCGTGCGCTGCCGTCACTATTCGCGCTTCGCGGCGTACCTTTTCGCCAACGGCTTCGACGTGATCATTTACGACTACCGGGGCATTGGTGAATCACGACCGAAATCGATGAGGCATTTGCAGGCTTCATGGACGGATTGGGGCGCGCTGGATTTCGAGGCGATGCTCAAACGCGCGCAGCGGGAGTTCCCCGGGCAGCCGATCGATGTGGTCGGGCACAGCTTCGGTGGCTGCGCAGCAGGCCTGGGGGCGTCCGGGAAGATAATCCGGCGACTGGTGACGGTCGGCGCGCAATTCGCTTACTGGCGCGATTACGCGCCCGAGCACCGCTGGCGGATGTTCGGCAAATGGCACCTGCTGATGCCGCTGGTCACGCTGTTCTGTGGCTACTTTCCGGGCAAACGGCTTGGCTGGCTGGAAGACACCCCCGCCGGCGTGGTGCGCGACTGGAGCACGCCGGACGCACGTTATGAGCGGCGCCCGAGCGGCAGAACGATGACCGACTTGCCCTTCGCCAACGTCCGGGCCAAAGCCCTGGCAATCAGCATCAGCGACGATCCCTACGGCACGATTGCCGCCATCGAACGCCTGCTCGCTTACTTTCACAACGCGCAAAGGACCCACCTGCGAATCGAGCCGCAGGACATCGGTGAACAGCAAGTCGGACATTTCGCCTTTTTTCGCAGCGCATACCAAGCCACACTATGGCCCATCGCTCTGACCTGGCTGCAGACCGGCGAACTGGCCTCCGACACCCCGGGGCGCAAAATCCCACGCAGCCAAGCCCTTTAA
- a CDS encoding PDDEXK nuclease domain-containing protein encodes MSQLETAEPQDSKLESLLGDLGDLIREARQKVLRTVDTIQVQTCWQIGRHIVEFEQQGARRAGYGKQLLATLAKELTADFGKGFDVTNLRKMRQFYQLFPIRDALRLELSWTHYRRILQVESEPARQWYMNEAAAQNWSSRALDRQINTLYYERLLMSRDKTDVYAEAATNIAAMKSNPREFIRDPVLLEFLGLPSPGKLQESELEQALIDQLQGFLLELGKGFAFVGRQQRISAGDDDFYIDLVFYNYLLKCFVILDLKRGKLSARDVGQMDMYIRMYDDLKRSEGDGPTVGIILCAQQNESVARYTILKGNEQLFASSYKLVLPSEEELRAELNREHTLLEERLSDQTAD; translated from the coding sequence ATGAGCCAACTGGAAACGGCTGAACCACAAGATTCAAAACTTGAGTCGCTGCTGGGCGATCTGGGCGACCTGATACGCGAGGCCAGGCAGAAAGTGCTGCGAACGGTCGACACAATTCAAGTCCAGACCTGCTGGCAGATCGGGCGACACATTGTCGAGTTCGAGCAACAGGGAGCCCGGCGTGCGGGGTACGGAAAACAGCTTCTGGCTACGCTGGCGAAGGAGCTGACTGCAGACTTTGGGAAAGGCTTCGACGTTACCAATCTTCGAAAAATGCGGCAGTTTTATCAGCTCTTTCCAATTCGAGACGCACTGCGTCTCGAATTGAGCTGGACCCATTACCGCAGGATATTGCAGGTCGAAAGCGAACCCGCCCGGCAGTGGTACATGAACGAAGCCGCTGCGCAAAACTGGTCAAGCCGTGCCCTCGATCGCCAGATCAACACCCTCTACTACGAACGTCTGTTGATGAGTCGGGACAAAACCGACGTCTATGCAGAGGCCGCAACCAACATTGCCGCGATGAAAAGCAATCCCCGGGAATTCATCCGCGACCCGGTCCTGCTGGAATTTCTCGGCCTGCCATCACCGGGCAAGCTTCAGGAATCCGAACTGGAGCAAGCCTTGATCGACCAGCTCCAGGGATTTCTCCTTGAGCTGGGCAAAGGCTTCGCTTTTGTCGGTCGCCAGCAACGCATCAGCGCTGGCGACGATGATTTTTACATTGACCTGGTGTTCTACAACTACCTGCTCAAATGCTTCGTCATCCTCGATCTGAAGCGCGGCAAACTCAGTGCTCGGGACGTAGGCCAGATGGACATGTACATCCGCATGTACGACGACCTCAAACGTAGCGAGGGCGACGGGCCAACGGTGGGGATCATTCTCTGTGCCCAACAAAATGAATCGGTGGCGCGCTACACGATCCTCAAGGGTAATGAACAACTGTTCGCCAGCAGCTACAAACTGGTGCTGCCGAGCGAAGAGGAGTTAAGAGCGGAGTTGAATCGGGAACACACGCTGCTGGAAGAGCGCTTGAGCGATCAGACGGCTGATTGA
- a CDS encoding oxidative damage protection protein, with protein sequence MTRTVMCRKYKEQLEGLERPPYPGAKGQDIFEHVSAKAWADWQKHQTLLINEKRLNMMNAEDRKFLQGEMDKYFSGEEYAQAEGYVPPAE encoded by the coding sequence ATGACCCGCACCGTAATGTGCCGCAAATACAAAGAACAACTCGAAGGTCTGGAGCGCCCACCGTACCCGGGCGCCAAGGGCCAGGACATTTTCGAACACGTCTCGGCCAAGGCCTGGGCCGACTGGCAGAAACACCAGACCCTGCTGATCAACGAAAAACGCCTGAACATGATGAACGCCGAAGACCGCAAATTTCTTCAGGGCGAAATGGACAAGTACTTCTCCGGCGAGGAATACGCTCAGGCCGAAGGCTACGTTCCGCCAGCCGAATAA
- the mutY gene encoding A/G-specific adenine glycosylase — translation MRAEQFSTAVLEWFDRHGRHDLPWQQNINPYRVWVSEIMLQQTQVSTVLNYFDRFMAALPTVEALAEAPEDEVLHLWTGLGYYTRARNLQKTAKIVVSQYGGEFPRDVEKLTELPGIGLSTAGAIASISMGLRAPILDGNVKRVLARFTAQEGYPGEPKVAKQLWANAERFTPQDRVNAYTQAMMDLGATLCTRSKPSCLLCPLKKGCEAHLLGLETRYPIPKPRKAIPQKRTLMPLLANENGAILLYRRPSSGLWGGLWSLPELDDLDDLQHLAAQHSLELGEQQALPSLVHTFSHFQLSIEPWLVQVQEVGGHVAEADWLWYNLATPPRLGLAAPVKTLLERAAAVLNAGEST, via the coding sequence ATGAGAGCGGAGCAGTTTTCCACGGCGGTGCTGGAATGGTTCGACCGCCACGGCCGCCATGATTTGCCCTGGCAACAGAACATCAACCCGTACCGGGTGTGGGTGTCCGAGATCATGTTGCAGCAGACCCAGGTCAGCACCGTGCTCAATTACTTCGACCGCTTCATGGCCGCGCTGCCGACGGTCGAAGCCCTGGCCGAAGCGCCGGAGGATGAAGTGCTGCACTTGTGGACGGGCCTGGGTTACTACACCCGCGCGCGCAATCTGCAGAAGACCGCGAAGATCGTCGTCAGCCAGTACGGCGGCGAGTTTCCCCGGGATGTCGAGAAGCTCACCGAACTGCCGGGCATTGGCCTGTCCACGGCCGGCGCGATCGCCAGCATCAGCATGGGCCTGCGTGCGCCGATTCTCGACGGCAACGTCAAACGGGTGCTGGCGCGCTTTACCGCGCAAGAAGGCTACCCCGGCGAGCCTAAGGTCGCGAAACAGCTGTGGGCCAACGCCGAGCGCTTCACGCCGCAGGATCGGGTCAACGCCTACACCCAGGCGATGATGGACCTGGGCGCCACGCTGTGCACCCGTAGTAAACCGAGCTGCCTGCTGTGTCCGCTGAAAAAGGGCTGTGAAGCGCACCTGCTCGGCCTGGAGACGCGTTACCCGATCCCCAAGCCGCGCAAGGCCATCCCGCAGAAACGCACGCTGATGCCGCTGTTGGCCAACGAGAACGGCGCAATTCTGCTTTATCGTCGACCGTCCAGCGGATTGTGGGGCGGTTTGTGGAGCCTGCCGGAGCTCGATGACCTCGACGACCTGCAACACCTCGCCGCGCAGCACTCGCTGGAACTGGGCGAGCAGCAGGCGCTGCCGAGCCTTGTCCACACATTCAGCCACTTCCAGCTGTCCATCGAACCCTGGCTGGTTCAGGTGCAGGAGGTCGGCGGTCACGTGGCCGAGGCCGACTGGCTCTGGTATAACCTCGCCACCCCGCCGCGCCTGGGCCTCGCCGCCCCGGTCAAGACCTTGCTCGAACGCGCGGCCGCCGTCTTGAATGCAGGAGAGTCGACATGA